The Fulvivirga ligni genome window below encodes:
- a CDS encoding glycosyltransferase family 4 protein, whose protein sequence is MAKKINILEAIRQGQIGGGESHVLDLVEEMNKSLYNPTVLSFTDGPMVDRLTGQGIKCEVIPSTKPFDLSVIGKVKKLLIDNKIDIVHAHGTRAYSNVIFAARGLNLPIVYTIHGWSFHDDQGKLKNFISKFFEGYLTSKSKLNISVSESNQLTGKEAIKKFDSVVINNGVNFNKFDKDADYIDIRKELDIPSGDTLYGFIARITIQKNPLVLIKAFKKLSDKHDDVKLLMVGNGDMEDEMKSLIQELKLDGRVLVQDFRSDVPDILNALDVFCLPSLWEGLSIGLLEAMAMGKAIISTQVDGTKELIQTGENGLLAEANSVDDLFLALEKLHLDKQLREKLGEQAYITVKENFNVASMVRQVEGLYEEIA, encoded by the coding sequence ATGGCAAAAAAAATCAATATCTTAGAAGCTATCCGTCAAGGTCAGATAGGTGGAGGCGAGAGCCATGTCCTTGATTTGGTGGAAGAAATGAACAAATCATTATATAACCCTACAGTACTTTCCTTTACAGACGGCCCCATGGTGGACCGATTAACGGGTCAAGGGATTAAATGTGAGGTTATTCCATCCACCAAACCCTTCGATCTTAGCGTAATTGGTAAAGTAAAAAAACTACTGATTGATAATAAAATAGATATTGTACATGCACATGGAACAAGGGCATATTCAAATGTGATTTTTGCGGCGAGAGGTTTGAATTTGCCTATTGTTTACACTATTCATGGCTGGTCCTTCCACGATGATCAAGGTAAATTAAAAAATTTTATAAGTAAATTTTTTGAAGGTTATCTCACATCAAAATCGAAACTTAATATTTCTGTATCTGAATCTAATCAGTTAACAGGTAAAGAAGCAATCAAAAAGTTTGATTCCGTGGTCATTAACAATGGTGTCAACTTTAATAAGTTCGATAAAGATGCAGACTACATAGATATCCGAAAAGAATTGGATATTCCTTCCGGTGACACCCTATACGGTTTCATTGCCAGAATAACCATCCAAAAGAATCCACTGGTGCTAATTAAAGCATTCAAAAAACTCTCCGATAAACATGATGATGTTAAATTATTGATGGTTGGCAATGGAGACATGGAGGATGAAATGAAAAGTTTAATTCAAGAACTTAAGCTCGATGGTAGGGTTCTTGTTCAAGATTTCAGATCTGATGTGCCCGATATTCTGAATGCTCTGGATGTATTTTGCCTGCCATCACTGTGGGAGGGCCTCTCTATTGGTCTATTAGAAGCTATGGCTATGGGAAAAGCTATTATATCCACACAGGTGGATGGTACTAAAGAATTAATTCAAACGGGAGAAAATGGTCTATTGGCCGAGGCTAACAGTGTAGATGACTTGTTTTTGGCTCTAGAAAAACTACATTTAGACAAACAACTTCGAGAGAAGTTGGGCGAACAAGCATACATCACTGTTAAGGAGAACTTCAATGTCGCTTCGATGGTAAGGCAAGTTGAAGGTCTATATGAAGAAATTGCCTAG
- a CDS encoding PKD domain-containing protein, which yields MVRLFHFLVGLVCIFLTAQTVHAQNVKHPRGTTASPYGYLEHLPPGYESSNELFPVILFWHGYGEKGDGSASQLDRVKRHGPPALIENGSWQNVSNNIPFIVISPQNSNGFASPALNDDMIDYIIEHYKADPNRIYMTGLSAGGMSVWNYINQYQDKVAAVVPIAGNGNATRDNACSYSHIPVWAFHGDADGTVYPGGSINPVNSINNCNPVERARVTIYNGVGHDSWSRTYNLSGMNNYSDQYDPYNENIYEWMMAHSLNSSNAPQEPAPNNAPVANAGNDKWMTLPLNTINISGSGTDSDGSVTAYNWTKISGGNITLTNSSQPELVVQNFAAGTYELRLTVTDNDGSSSSDNMTLHIYEGANEAPVANAGADKWVTLPLSSVKIAGSSYDADGSVTKYKWTKVSGGNITLSNETSSELTVQNFVAGAYTLRLTVTDNDGATHSDDMTLNVAAAPNVVENKAPWIDRIDDIQVRLPQSEVSVTASAHDYDNGYITSYVWTQRNGDPLTLVNANTQTLTLRNLKEGVYRFRLTVYDNDGAYSLRHFELAVAGNGSTFDEIVPNRPPWIDAISDTYLSLPLNSVTIHTNSHDYDDGEIVSYSWEQKRGDESVVMTGINSPTLTVSNLKEGFYRFRIKATDNEGAYSIRDAEIYVSSSSSSARVSMTEVTEEVENAEFSVASYPNPVRDILTMSTTKACRYKLVDLNGMEQKVGELVENETVQLDLNNLSPGIYVLLAENGEERITKKIMLSK from the coding sequence ATGGTGAGACTATTTCATTTTTTGGTTGGCTTGGTATGCATTTTTTTAACTGCGCAAACGGTACATGCTCAAAATGTTAAACATCCTAGAGGAACAACAGCTAGTCCTTATGGCTATCTGGAACACCTACCTCCAGGGTATGAAAGTTCTAACGAACTGTTCCCAGTAATTTTATTTTGGCATGGATATGGTGAAAAGGGCGACGGTAGCGCCAGTCAATTAGACAGGGTAAAGAGACATGGTCCTCCTGCCTTAATTGAAAACGGCTCGTGGCAAAATGTTTCTAATAACATTCCTTTCATAGTAATTTCTCCACAAAACTCTAATGGTTTTGCTAGCCCGGCGCTAAATGATGATATGATAGACTATATCATTGAGCATTACAAAGCCGATCCTAACAGAATTTATATGACTGGTCTAAGTGCTGGTGGAATGAGCGTATGGAATTACATCAATCAGTATCAAGATAAAGTAGCTGCTGTTGTACCTATAGCAGGTAATGGAAACGCCACCAGGGATAACGCTTGTTCTTATAGCCACATTCCAGTATGGGCTTTCCATGGTGATGCTGACGGTACAGTATACCCAGGAGGCTCTATTAACCCAGTGAATAGCATAAATAACTGTAATCCAGTGGAGCGTGCTAGAGTTACAATATACAATGGTGTAGGCCACGACTCTTGGTCAAGAACTTATAACTTATCTGGAATGAATAATTACTCTGACCAGTATGATCCTTATAACGAGAACATCTACGAGTGGATGATGGCACATTCTTTGAACAGCTCCAACGCTCCTCAAGAACCAGCTCCTAATAACGCTCCTGTAGCTAATGCTGGTAATGATAAATGGATGACTCTTCCTTTGAACACAATTAATATATCAGGCTCTGGTACTGACTCTGATGGATCTGTTACAGCATATAACTGGACTAAAATAAGTGGTGGGAACATCACGCTTACAAACAGCTCACAACCTGAGTTAGTTGTTCAAAACTTTGCTGCAGGCACTTATGAGTTAAGATTAACAGTAACGGATAATGATGGTTCCTCTAGCTCGGACAATATGACGCTTCATATTTATGAAGGCGCAAATGAAGCTCCGGTTGCTAACGCAGGTGCGGATAAATGGGTTACATTACCACTTTCGTCTGTAAAAATAGCAGGATCTAGTTATGATGCTGACGGATCTGTTACTAAATACAAATGGACAAAAGTAAGTGGAGGTAACATTACTTTAAGTAACGAAACATCTTCAGAGCTTACAGTGCAAAACTTTGTTGCAGGCGCCTATACTTTAAGATTAACAGTAACGGATAACGATGGTGCCACTCACTCAGATGATATGACTCTGAATGTAGCAGCAGCTCCAAATGTAGTTGAAAATAAAGCTCCATGGATCGACAGAATTGATGATATACAGGTGAGATTACCACAAAGCGAAGTTTCTGTAACTGCCAGCGCTCATGATTACGACAATGGCTATATCACTAGCTACGTATGGACACAGAGAAATGGAGATCCTCTTACTCTGGTAAATGCAAATACTCAAACTCTTACTTTAAGAAATCTTAAAGAAGGTGTATATAGATTTAGACTTACAGTATATGATAATGATGGCGCATATTCACTAAGACATTTTGAATTAGCAGTAGCAGGTAATGGTTCTACTTTTGATGAGATTGTTCCAAACAGACCACCATGGATAGATGCTATTTCAGATACATATTTATCACTTCCATTAAATAGCGTAACTATCCATACAAATTCACATGATTATGATGATGGAGAAATTGTAAGCTACTCTTGGGAACAAAAGAGAGGTGATGAAAGTGTAGTAATGACAGGGATTAACTCCCCTACTCTTACGGTTTCAAACCTTAAAGAAGGATTCTACAGGTTTAGAATTAAAGCCACTGATAATGAAGGTGCATATTCAATAAGAGATGCTGAAATCTATGTAAGCTCTTCATCGAGCTCAGCCAGAGTATCAATGACTGAAGTTACTGAAGAAGTTGAGAACGCAGAGTTTAGTGTAGCATCATATCCTAACCCAGTAAGAGACATCCTTACAATGTCTACTACCAAGGCCTGTAGATACAAGTTGGTAGATCTTAATGGAATGGAGCAAAAAGTGGGAGAGCTTGTAGAGAATGAAACTGTTCAGCTCGATTTGAACAATCTTTCACCAGGAATATATGTGCTATTAGCAGAGAATGGTGAAGAGAGAATTACTAAAAAGATAATGCTTAGTAAGTAA